A segment of the Lycium ferocissimum isolate CSIRO_LF1 chromosome 10, AGI_CSIRO_Lferr_CH_V1, whole genome shotgun sequence genome:
AGATTTTCTAACCTGTCTTACAATTGCTCTCGGAAGTACCAGCATTCTTTGATTCATAGTATTTGTATGTGTGTTAAAACCGGGTGCAATTATTGTTACTTTGATCAAATCTTTGTTTAGTAATCCGGAAGCAGTAAACTGAATGTCAACTCGTTGCCCATACGTGAATTTAAGATGCGAAGCGGGAGAAATGATTTGTGGTCGCAAATTAGCAGATTCTGCATCCAAATATGATGGTGAAAATGCCTCTAAGCTTAAGTCTGTTGGAAAAAGAACTCCGGTGAAGTTGTAAAACTCATTTGGGTTACTGCCACCAACAAGAACCCGACCATCTCGAAGTAAAACTGCGGTTGAGTGGTACATTCTGGGTATGGTATTCGGGTTTTGTACCTCGAATCTAGAATCAGATGGGTTATCGGGTCGATAAATCACCGGACTCAAGACCGGGTTCCTAGCAATTTGCCATCCAGCAGTGCCCGATGCAACTCCATTGATGATCAAGACATCTCCGTTTGGTAAAATCACCATGTCACCCATTGTCCGAGCTAGTGGCATGGTCTCCATGGTCCATTGTGGATTCGGGTCAGTAATTGTAATCCGCCCACACGTGCTTAATGCACCCACAAAGTCACCTTTTGTTGCTCTGAGATATGAGCCTCTTGGTGCTCCACCGCACACCAAAACTTCAGCTTGAACTGTTTGTGCCCGCAAGTTCTTTAACGGAAGAAGAACTGCAGAACCCGTACTTGGATAATTTCTTGGGTCGCCCCCAGGTATTTGTGGGTAAGTTTTCACTACGGTGTTCGTCGTGTAGTCAAATAAGATAGCTCGATCATTTGCGAAAATGAATAGATTTCCATCCACATTAAGAAAAACAAACGGGTATAGATTGTTTTCCTCTCTAGGAACATTAGTCTGTTGAAGAAAGGGTAGGCTAAATACGTTATTGGTTGTTGTGGTCTTTGGATAAAACTCATAGTTAAAAGCGTCACGACCGCCAATGATAATTTGCCTTCCGTCAGGAAGAAGATGATTGGTGGAATACCACCGACTTTGAATTAGGCCAGCTCCCATTTCCTGCCAGTCGCAAGTGCTGCACGGTTTGAAAACTCTCACCATCTGTTTGCCGTCGTTGAAACCACCCGTTTGGACCAAAGTGCCGTCAGAGGTGGCTGAGCCAGAAGAGCACCACACGTCGGTCTGGACCATGAGAGGTCGCACCGAATTAGTGGACACGTCGTACTCAACAGAGTGGGCAGTGCAATCGACTTTCAAGGCGAGGTCATTAGGGTTGTTGCGACATATGCCATTGGGCAACGAGATGTTAGATACGCCAAAGTCAGTACGATCGTACATGATGACTCTATCATTGTTGAGGAGTTGCATGTGCATGGCTGATATGCCAATGTTGGACATGAGTAACTTCCACTTGCCCCCGGCAGCATTAGCCAAGTTTGGGTGACAAGGCAGTAGCAAAAGCAGAAGCAACTGCCAAAGAATGTTGAAAAGAGGAATTCTTGTTCTGATTGCCATGAGCTATGAATTTTAGACAAAAGAAGATTGAGGAAGTGAGTTTTGATAAGAGGAGGAATGTGTGTTATGAAAATGTGAGGTGGGAATGTCCTTTATATACTGTTGGGATAGTAATCTTGGTAGGAAATAATAGTACCAGAAGCAAATAACTATAGAAGTTTGCAAAAATAATTCCGTTTGGTGACAGTTTGTTGGGAGAATAAACCAGAAAGAATATTGACATGACACTTCTTAATGTAATTTAGTTCTTACTCATCTTAGGAATACTTGAGGAGAAAGTCAACACCATCTccaaattaaagaaacaaaaatagaaaGTCAACGCATGCTATTGCATCGGCCAGCTAGTCATCTCCTCGTAAAAGTGTCTGAATCCATGAAAAATTTAGTCTTATCATTGTCAATTaaagtattaggagtattatTTATACAAAATCTGAACATTGGAGTTTAAATTACCTTTTTCAATATTGTTTTGGAGGGGCTATTTGATTCCATTTCTTGGGAAAACAAACACGGTGGTAACAAAGATATAAGCCGATTTTAGACTAcagtacaaaaaaaaagagtgctAATGAGCTGAAAtggaaaaataactaaaaaagCAAACAGGGAATAGGaacaagtaataaataaaataaaaatataattaattaatcatagtGAGGTGATAGAAGGGTATATATAATTTAGGTACTTTTAACCTGATAGAATATTATCCCCGTTggtaaaataacaataacaataaataatatatatataaatagaaaaaagagtccacaaaattttaataaatggATTTGTCAAACTATCGTGTCCTAGTAAGCCGTTTGTTCGTTGTCTCGATACCAGTTACTCCCTACCTATTTGTTTTCATTCTTAAAGGGAATATGATTCCCATGGCCATGGTATCTATTATTTTAGTTTTGTAATCTATTTGTTATATATTCAATAGCAGACATTTAACATAAATAATGCTGCTTCTCTGCACGTATTAGAGAATATTTTCGCAATTATTTCAAAAACATTGTATTCCCTATAGCTTTTCAGTGTATCGGCAAAATCAACTACCATTCAAATGTCCAAATTCATGCAATTCGTTTACCTTAATTTCCGCTAAACTGTTCTTAGTTTGCCCCCAGCTTATGGTACACTATCGTATTTTCGATCATTTGACAACCAGATTACGAATAACCAGTGTAAATTAAAATAAGGAACCATCTTAAACGATTAATTTGCCCCCAACATTTATTTAGGGATGGGACAAACCTCTCCAATAATTAATTTGTTTTAAGCAACTAAGTTGATAGAATTATCAAAAGTTTGAAGGTTAAAGTTAGAAACAAAAGAGGTTTGAAGATTATCCCTCgttaaaattttcatgaaattcgtAAATATTAATTCCATTGAAAGTAGTTACTCTTGTCCCTCTTCTTCCGGGGCGGCTCAACACTATTGGTGGCCTAAAGCGAAACTTCGATGAGAggcataatatttttatataaagaaaaaagttatataatatatagtttttattttttttatatatatatatttttagctTTTTGAGATGCAAATCTATGTATAATCGGCTTATAATCAATTTTTTctaataattctttttcaatAGATAATATACCTAATCCATTCAATCTCTCTTGAGACATGGTTGATCTTACATAcgattttatcaattttagttTTGAAAAACTTCTTTCTGTTGCGACAACTGTTACATGAAATGTTACCATTATTTTATAGGCAATATAGGCATTTGAAAAAGAATCAAGTCTTTTCATTTGATTGAGTATATCGATTAAAGTATTTTCtagttgaaatatttaaattttaataataatagaaGAACAATATATGCGTATGTAATAGAAATATCAAGCATAATAAActtttgttgaaaaaataatactaaagaaaatgaagaaacagAACCTGATTCAAACTTGATCTTAAAATAAGAACTTGTTGCTTTATAAACTTTCAATAATGCTTGAtatcaaaatacatatcaataATTTCTTTTGCCACACGCATTTGCTCTTGCTTTTTTTAAGAATAATATTGCTAAAGAGAATTTTTTTGAAGCTTGAAggaacaaagaaaatataaaaagagaggAAATTTAAGTTGATGTTTAGGGAAATGAGTAAGTTTTGCATagcccaaaaaagaaaatgaaaagtctTACtttgaaaaggtaaaaaaataataattaatgattACTTTTTCAATTCACTTCATAAATTCGTTTTTTACAGTTACAAACTTATTTTAAGGCCCCCGTTATGTCAAATCAAAGTATAAAAGATACACTCATTTTTTAGTAAAGATTtgtagtactttttttttttttaaaaaaaaaaaaaaaaccttatatAATTATTCTGGTGTAAAGTGGGGCCTCCAAAAGTTGAGGGCCTAAAGCCCAAGCTTCAGCGGCTTTACCCAAAGGCCACCCCTGCTCTTCCTCTTCTCCTCGACTAGAACAGGCATTGCTTTGTCTTTAGAAGATTTACTCCTCTTCAATTGAATATCCATCTTAGTTTTCCTACTAAGGAAACTTCCAAATATATCTAATCCACCTaagcatttaatttgtatacattatacactacacacacacaacttgCCTTTCGGGGGAAAAGTTTTGCGTGACCCCTTCATTTTTATTTGACTCCTAAATATTGAAATGTTATCCTTTTACAATTCTGGAAGCTAAGCAAAACCTTTAAGCAGACTGTCTACGTATACGTACACTTGAGCAGAGCTCAAACCCGAAGGTTGTGGTGCATTCGTCGTAGATTTTATATAGGAGCTAGCAAAACTATCTTGGTGAATGCAATTGAAACCGATTGCTCGCGCAACAAAGAGATTTGCTCGTCTTTGTTATCCTCCACCGAGGAGCTCAAGGGATTCGTGTGTGAATGGCAAGATAAGACGACTCTATCCCATCCATATAGCAAATTTATGTTTGGCAGATACATGTTTCAGTAATCAACATAATCCGATGGTGTAAAAATGTATGCATACTGTCAATGCATCGAAATTAAACTCATCCACAAAAGGTTAGTTAACATGTGATTCACTTTACTTTAAACCATAGATGtttctattgattttattatttgaaggattattaagttttatGCATTGATGAAGCATCAATTAGTTACCTAAAATATATGGTAATAACCAAATATATTGGTTAAATTATTTAGACAGTATAACTCTTATACCATTagtgtatatttttatattttataggATTGGTAGAGTTGAAATCTCAGGCTTTGGCGAGATTAGAAATTTCAGTTCAAGAATCTCTGGAAGGGGCGTCTCCAGAAGATGACATGGTCTTGACAACATGTAGCTCAGACTTTGACACAACTGGGATCTCAGGCTTTGGCACAATTAGAAGTTCGGGCTTTGAGATGGCTGGGATCTCGGGCTGTGGGACATTTGGAAGCTCAGGCTTTGACGAAGTCGAAACTTTTGGAAATTCTGGTTTTAGGAATTTTAGGGAGAGGCGTCTCTAGAAGGCGACATGCAGTTACTGTAGTTATCATGTGGTCATGCATAAAGTACATAAATGCGAGCAGTAAGAGGTCGGAGGATAAATGTTTAGTTTATTAAAagaagcttagagaaaattATCTTTTAAGAGCAAATGAAGTTTTGATATTTCGTTGGTTTTCCATCTGATTATATATAGGTTTTACATGCATGCAAGAAGAaggattttaatatttttattgttggcaaGGGATATGCTAGTTGAACTTCTCACCTATTTGCCTGCCGATATTATAGTATTTTGAATTAATCTTATGGTAGCTATATTGCTCAAATATAGATGTATTAACAATATATCTACTAATGTATTAGTCAAAATGTATCGTCATCACATCTATTATGCTAacatttggaagaaaatatatgtTAGTTATACAAAAATAATCCAGATATACAAATCTGTTTGGCTGATACATATTTTAGTGGTCATTATAATCAGAGGCGGCTCAATCTAAAGCCAAAACTTAAAAAAGGTCTTCagtttatttaataatatagtttaatttatttgatgTGTATTCTcatagtttttaaaaatacatgGTAGTTAATTATATTTTGGTAATCAATTATTTTCAGTTGACAGTATAGCCAATTCGTGTAATCTTTCGTAAGACATTAATAGGCATATATAAATTATTGTACGTCAATATAACACCAAAAGTGTTCAAATCTGAAGTAAGTTCTTATTGATTTTAGTTTTGGAAACTTTTTGTAATTGTGTCAATTATTACATAAACTACTAAAATTATTCTATACGTaatagaaatatttaaaaatgtaatTGAGATTTCACCTGACCGATTTTTATGTTTTAGAAGATATTCAAAGTTAAAACAAAGTCTTTTTAAAATAGAATCATTTAATAATCTACTCAGTTTGAGCTTAAAATGTCTAAAAATGCACTTatagaattgaagaaaatttttaCAAAGTCAAAATTATAAACAtgaatgattaaaaaaaaatatgaattagATAACACTAAGAAGTAGAAAGTAATTGCaaatttagagcctgtttggatggacttaaaaaaagcagcttataagccaaaaaaagtAAGTTGGggtaacccatttttttttttttttttttttttttagcttataagctgaaaaactACTTcttttaagctaagccaaacgggccaacttatttttttgggcttattttaaacacaaaatgacttataagctggccagtcaaacactaaaaaaaattgaaaatagcttataagttgttttcagcaacttataagctaagccaaacgggctcttaattgCCTACAACATTCAACCATAATTATATCAAtcatatttttagaaaataggTACTTATAAACTTTAGAAATATGTGCATAATGATTGGTACAATATTGACAACAAACTATTAAACAGATTTCAATTAACACTAATAATAAATACatattacatttatatataacatgattaaTTTTAAGGCCTTAGCTTATTTTTCGGGGGCCTAAAGCAACTGATTTAGTGGCTTTAGAGTTAAGCCACCCCTAACTATAATTTGATGGtgcaaaaacatatacatatatagatgtcAATGTGCAGAAATTAAACTCATCCACAAAAGGTAAGTTAACGTGTTATTCACTTTACTTTTGATGGTACATCTTTCTCTTGATTCTATTATAAGAAAgattattttagttttatgcACTAATCATATAAGAAGCATTGATTAGTTACCTAAAAAAATATGGTAAACAATCAAATATATTGTTAAATTATTTTGACAATGTAACCCTTATACCGTTACGTTAGTGTATATAGCTATGTTTTATTCAGggaaaatattatatattccAACGAGACCTTTCTCCAACAATTAAACTTGCATGTTTTTACTTAATTTCCTTCCTTATTAACCCGACAAAAGTCAAACTATGGCATTAATTTATATGGACTGGCTTGTTTGACTTCTTGTTCTTTTCTCCATATCAACATACATTTCAGGCCAAGCCAATCATACGCTTAAATCATTGTATGTTGTCATATTGCCAGACCGTGCATTAGTTAAGTACCTACACCAATTACCAAATCACCCGATTACTCGATCTTAAGGAATTAATTAAGTGCACGAGTATCCCTTGAAATGTCATGGAGATTACCTAATGTTTTAGCTGTTTCGCATATTATCATCATAATTAAAGTTAAGCTGCTTCTGCATGCACGCACGTTTTGTTTCttgtcatttgattattctttCGGATTGGTTCCTTGTGTCCTTCTTTCAATTCACAATAAATTAGTCATTTCTAAAATATCAATTTTAAGCAACACATTaaataatgtattttttttttattgtaaatAGCTTAGGTTTAGAAGATAAAAGAACAATTCGAAGTCTTTTATTATAGCAATATTTTGAAATCCTAATCTTAAATACAAAACAATCCAATTTTCTGcaaagtactaattaattacaATAACTTTTACAAACCAAGAAACAGATTCTTCCCTCTGACGTTATTATAAAAATGTCGAAACAAATCACTTCGCACACACTTGGTACGAAGAAAAAGATAATCctggaaaaagaaattaacttTTAGAGTCAACTGTTGTTGATTACTAGATTCTGACCCAAATTCCCTCGCTCGGAATGTCCTGATGAACCACAAATAGAAGATAGTAACCAGGTGGAGCTAATTTACCCGACATTGGAAAGACGACACTGACTTGATAGACAAATTGTCCAACCTGTCCTACAAGTCCTCGAGGAAGTACTAACATTCTTTGATTCATAGTATTTGAATGCGTATTAAAACCGGGTGCAACCATCGTCACTTTGATCGAATCTCTGTTTAGTAACCCGGAAGCAGTAAATTGAATGTCAACACGTTGGCCATACGTAAATTTAAGATGCGAAGCGGGAGACATGATTAGTGGCCGCAGATTAGCAGATTCCGTATCCAAATAGGATGGTGAAAATGCCTCTAAGCTTAAGTTTGTTGGAAAAAGAACTCCGGTGAATTTGTAAAACTCATTTGGATTGCTACCACCAACAAGAATCCGACCATCTCGGAGTAAAACTGCTGTTGAGTGGTACATTCTAGGTATGGTATTCGGATTTTGTACCTCAAATCTAGAATCAGATGGGTTATCGGGTCGGTAAATCACCGGACTCAAGACCGGATTCCTAGCAATTTGCCATCCAGCAGTGCCCGATGCGGCTCCATTGATGATCAAGACATTTCCGTTTGGTAAAATCACCATGTCACCCATCGTTCGAGCCAATGGCATGGTCTCCATGGTCCACTGTGGATTCGTATCGGTAATAGTAATCCGCCCACACGTGTTTAATGCACCCACAAAGTCACCTTTTGCTGCTCTAGGGTATGAGCCTCGTGGTGCTCCACCACACACCAACACTTCAGCTTGACCCGTTTGTGATCGCAAGTTCTTTAAGGGAAGAAGAACTGCAGAACCGGTACTTGGATAATTTCTTGGGTCGCTGCCAGGTATTTGTGGGTATGCTTTCACCACTGTGTTCGTCGTGTAATCAAACAAAATGGCTCGGTCATTGGCAAAAATGAATAGATTTCCATCCACATTCAGAAAAACAAACGGGTAAAGATTGTTTTCCTCTCTAGGAACATTAGTTTGTTGAAGAAAGGGTAGGCTAAATACGTTATTGGTTGTTGTGGTCTTTGGATGAAACTCATAGTTAAAAGCATCACGACCGCCAATGATAATTTGCCTTCCGTCAGGAAGAAGATGATTGGTGGAATACCATCGACTTTGAATTAGGGCAGCTCCCATTTCCTGCCAGTCACAAGTGCTGCACGGTTTGAAAACTCTAACCATCTGTTTACCGTCATTGAAACCACCCGTTTGGACCAAAGTACCGTCAGAGGTGGCTGAGCCAGAGGAGCACCACACATCTGTCTGGACCATGAGGGGTCGTATCGAATTAGTGGACACGTCGTACTCAACAGAGTGGGCAGTGCAGTCGACTTTCAAGGCGAGGTCATTAGGGTTGTTACGGCATTTGCCATCGGGCAACGAGATGTTAGATATGCCAAAGTCAGTACGGTCGTACATGACGACTCTATCGTTGTTGAGGAGTTGCATGTGCATGGCTGAAATGCCAATGTTGGACATAAGTAGCTCCCACTTGCCACTTGCAGCATAAGCGAAGTTCAAATGACATGATAGCAGCAGAAGCAGAGGCAGCTGCCAAAGAATGTTGTGTACAAGACTTCTTGTTTTAGTCGTCATTAGCtatatatgattttcttttctttgttttgttatgaaaaaatagaacaaaatGCAAAGGGGAGGAAGAGAGCTTTGAGGAGTATGATGTGTGgtgtttgtgttgttgtgagAAGAGTCTATGGGGATGTCCTTTATATACTATTAGGATGGTGCAGAATTAAGCAACGGTTTGCATAAAGAATGCATGCTACGGGTGGTAGGTTGTCGGGGgatgaaataataataatgatatgaCATTTCTTAATGCATAATAGATATTAAGAGGAATTTAATAAGGATTTATTATTAGAACTAGTCAACCCCATGATGTTGTACTAATTGTTATCTCTCTGTAAAGATTTACTCCAATGATCCTTAGATTCAAGATTGTGAATCAGTTTGGTCATGAAATGTTCACCCTTTCAATCTTAAGTAAAAGTGCgatttttctaaaagtttaagcTTTTAGATAA
Coding sequences within it:
- the LOC132035277 gene encoding aldehyde oxidase GLOX1-like codes for the protein MAIRTRIPLFNILWQLLLLLLLPCHPNLANAAGGKWKLLMSNIGISAMHMQLLNNDRVIMYDRTDFGVSNISLPNGICRNNPNDLALKVDCTAHSVEYDVSTNSVRPLMVQTDVWCSSGSATSDGTLVQTGGFNDGKQMVRVFKPCSTCDWQEMGAGLIQSRWYSTNHLLPDGRQIIIGGRDAFNYEFYPKTTTTNNVFSLPFLQQTNVPREENNLYPFVFLNVDGNLFIFANDRAILFDYTTNTVVKTYPQIPGGDPRNYPSTGSAVLLPLKNLRAQTVQAEVLVCGGAPRGSYLRATKGDFVGALSTCGRITITDPNPQWTMETMPLARTMGDMVILPNGDVLIINGVASGTAGWQIARNPVLSPVIYRPDNPSDSRFEVQNPNTIPRMYHSTAVLLRDGRVLVGGSNPNEFYNFTGVLFPTDLSLEAFSPSYLDAESANLRPQIISPASHLKFTYGQRVDIQFTASGLLNKDLIKVTIIAPGFNTHTNTMNQRMLVLPRAIVRQVRKSAYQVSCVFPSSGKLAPPGYYLLFVVHQDIPSEAIWVRIN
- the LOC132035278 gene encoding aldehyde oxidase GLOX1-like; this encodes MTTKTRSLVHNILWQLPLLLLLSCHLNFAYAASGKWELLMSNIGISAMHMQLLNNDRVVMYDRTDFGISNISLPDGKCRNNPNDLALKVDCTAHSVEYDVSTNSIRPLMVQTDVWCSSGSATSDGTLVQTGGFNDGKQMVRVFKPCSTCDWQEMGAALIQSRWYSTNHLLPDGRQIIIGGRDAFNYEFHPKTTTTNNVFSLPFLQQTNVPREENNLYPFVFLNVDGNLFIFANDRAILFDYTTNTVVKAYPQIPGSDPRNYPSTGSAVLLPLKNLRSQTGQAEVLVCGGAPRGSYPRAAKGDFVGALNTCGRITITDTNPQWTMETMPLARTMGDMVILPNGNVLIINGAASGTAGWQIARNPVLSPVIYRPDNPSDSRFEVQNPNTIPRMYHSTAVLLRDGRILVGGSNPNEFYKFTGVLFPTNLSLEAFSPSYLDTESANLRPLIMSPASHLKFTYGQRVDIQFTASGLLNRDSIKVTMVAPGFNTHSNTMNQRMLVLPRGLVGQVGQFVYQVSVVFPMSGKLAPPGYYLLFVVHQDIPSEGIWVRI